In one window of Campylobacter hepaticus DNA:
- a CDS encoding M23 family metallopeptidase, translated as MKKLLFLFIFVVQSFAALSVEELTWDNGDTLLKFLQRNSIPMSLYYGLDKEDQELASDIAYKIKYQVLKDENNNIEQVLIPISDDLQIHIYKNKNGQYTLAFAPVSYEKENRILHLTIKNSAYQDVYEESGSSTLARAMVRAFRGSINFRNIQKGDEVILYYEQKRRMGKLWGDINIKMAKVEINKNPQEVFSYNDIFYNRDGKELESFLLTKPLNYTRISSHFTTARYHPILKRYRAHLGIDYVAPTGTPVKSAGKGVITFVGTKGGYGNVIQIKHDSGYMTLYAHLSRFAKIKNGQKVNQGQLIAYVGSTGMSTGPHLHFGVYLNNKAINPASVVKIAKSELNGKAKENFKHTIAGYEKILKHALLSNQDNPPKETEFENYIEF; from the coding sequence ATGAAAAAATTATTATTTTTATTTATCTTTGTAGTCCAAAGTTTTGCAGCTTTAAGCGTTGAAGAACTTACTTGGGACAATGGAGATACCCTTCTTAAATTTCTACAAAGAAATTCTATACCTATGTCACTTTATTATGGACTTGACAAAGAAGATCAAGAACTTGCTTCTGATATAGCTTACAAAATAAAATATCAAGTTTTAAAAGATGAAAATAATAATATAGAACAAGTTCTAATACCTATTAGTGATGATTTACAAATTCATATTTACAAAAATAAAAACGGACAATATACCCTTGCTTTTGCCCCTGTTTCTTATGAAAAAGAAAACAGAATTTTACATTTAACCATTAAAAATTCTGCTTATCAAGATGTCTACGAAGAAAGTGGAAGCAGCACTTTAGCACGCGCCATGGTTAGAGCTTTTAGAGGAAGTATAAATTTTCGCAATATTCAAAAAGGCGATGAAGTTATTCTTTATTATGAACAAAAAAGACGTATGGGAAAACTTTGGGGGGATATTAATATAAAAATGGCAAAAGTTGAAATTAATAAAAATCCTCAAGAAGTATTTTCCTATAATGATATCTTTTACAATCGCGATGGAAAAGAATTAGAATCCTTTTTGCTTACAAAACCTCTTAATTATACTAGAATTTCTTCTCATTTTACAACAGCAAGATACCACCCTATACTCAAACGTTATCGTGCTCATCTTGGCATAGATTACGTAGCCCCTACTGGTACACCCGTAAAAAGTGCAGGAAAAGGAGTTATCACCTTTGTAGGTACAAAAGGGGGATATGGAAATGTAATTCAAATCAAACATGATTCAGGTTATATGACTTTATACGCACATTTAAGTCGCTTTGCAAAAATCAAAAATGGACAAAAAGTCAACCAAGGACAACTTATAGCTTATGTAGGTTCAACAGGTATGAGTACAGGTCCTCACTTACATTTTGGCGTATATTTAAATAATAAAGCTATCAATCCAGCATCAGTTGTAAAAATTGCCAAATCAGAACTTAATGGAAAAGCAAAAGAAAATTTTAAACATACCATAGCTGGTTATGAAAAAATACTAAAACATGCCTTGCTTTCAAATCAAGACAACCCTCCAAAAGAAACAGAATTTGAAAATTATATAGAATTTTAA
- a CDS encoding plasminogen-binding N-terminal domain-containing protein — MVYFLVLNLSLFAFEFDLKPVKDKLLKVDDIYGYIKDSSNIKLHSSGIVVQHFKNSQSIIARVNVVAKENGLAKLQFGVFSDLQQEALPLPNVLPQIGDEVILNFLYDRGLIIAPNEQIYKQLVEKFPQIYFTHIDIFGAQLIKTATLSPKRSDFRRFCADNAVGILVIALENKAQFVDCQNFNKLYEVPIQKANSVQIPFYSRIEGYKANFFDFSSQEIGNYYQYYNALINLTKAINQ; from the coding sequence ATGGTGTATTTTTTGGTTTTAAATTTAAGTCTTTTTGCATTTGAATTTGATTTAAAACCTGTAAAAGATAAACTTTTAAAAGTTGATGATATTTACGGCTATATTAAAGATAGTTCTAATATTAAACTTCATTCAAGTGGAATAGTAGTACAGCATTTTAAAAACTCGCAAAGTATTATAGCAAGAGTAAATGTTGTTGCCAAAGAAAATGGTTTAGCGAAATTGCAATTTGGTGTTTTTTCTGATCTTCAACAAGAAGCGCTACCTTTACCAAATGTATTGCCTCAAATAGGTGATGAGGTTATTTTAAATTTTCTTTACGATAGAGGTTTAATTATTGCACCTAATGAGCAAATTTATAAACAACTTGTTGAAAAATTTCCTCAGATATATTTTACTCACATTGATATTTTTGGGGCACAGTTAATTAAAACAGCGACCCTTTCTCCTAAGCGTTCAGATTTTAGACGCTTTTGTGCTGATAATGCAGTTGGAATTTTGGTTATAGCTTTAGAAAATAAAGCACAATTTGTGGATTGTCAAAATTTTAATAAACTTTATGAAGTACCTATACAAAAAGCAAATAGTGTTCAAATACCATTTTATTCGCGTATAGAAGGTTATAAAGCTAATTTTTTTGATTTTTCTTCTCAAGAAATAGGAAATTATTATCAATATTATAATGCTTTAATTAATTTAACTAAGGCAATAAATCAATGA
- a CDS encoding FAD-linked oxidase C-terminal domain-containing protein, giving the protein MKKEFEQYFKTLLGDENAYFDDIHKRAYSYDATRKHYLPDGVLFPRSEEDIIKILKFCNENNIIVIPRGSGSGFTGGALAVNGGIVLAFEKHMNKILEIDLENLVAVVQPGVINMHLQKEVAKYGLFYPPDPASMEYSSLGGNVSENAGGMRAAKYGITKDYVMALRAILPSGELIRAGKRTIKDVAGYNLAGILIASEGSLAVLSELTLKLVPLPKFTKTTFSIFPSVKSAMNAVYKSLASGISPVSMEFLDKLSIQAVEQKFQKGLPMDAGAILIADVDGNVKEAIDEDLKNLEYHFLEAGASEFKIAKDEKEAADIWFIRRNCSQSIAIYGNLKLNEDITVPRSKLPDLLEGIDAISKKYGFKIPCFGHTGDGNVHTNVMVCDKNDKEQVKRAYEAVEEIFRLTIDLGGTLSGEHGIGLSKAPFMNLAFSDAEMELMRNIKKAFDPKNILNPFKMGL; this is encoded by the coding sequence ATGAAAAAAGAATTTGAGCAATATTTTAAAACACTTTTGGGTGATGAAAATGCTTATTTTGATGATATTCATAAAAGAGCTTATAGTTATGATGCAACAAGAAAGCATTATTTGCCCGATGGAGTGCTATTTCCAAGATCTGAAGAAGATATTATTAAGATTTTAAAATTTTGTAATGAAAATAATATTATAGTCATACCTCGAGGTTCTGGATCTGGCTTTACAGGCGGTGCTTTAGCTGTTAATGGAGGCATAGTACTTGCTTTTGAAAAGCATATGAATAAAATTTTAGAAATTGATTTAGAAAATTTAGTAGCAGTTGTGCAACCTGGTGTTATTAATATGCATTTGCAAAAAGAAGTAGCCAAATATGGTCTTTTTTATCCACCTGATCCTGCTAGTATGGAATATTCAAGTTTAGGTGGGAATGTGAGTGAAAATGCTGGTGGTATGAGAGCTGCAAAATATGGGATTACAAAAGATTATGTAATGGCTTTAAGAGCTATTTTGCCTAGTGGAGAATTAATTCGTGCAGGTAAAAGAACTATTAAAGATGTTGCAGGTTATAATTTAGCAGGTATTTTGATTGCTAGCGAGGGTTCTTTGGCAGTTTTAAGTGAACTTACTTTAAAACTTGTCCCTTTACCTAAATTTACAAAAACAACTTTTTCTATTTTTCCAAGTGTAAAAAGTGCTATGAATGCTGTTTATAAAAGCCTTGCAAGTGGTATAAGCCCTGTATCTATGGAGTTTTTAGATAAACTTAGCATTCAAGCAGTGGAGCAAAAATTTCAAAAAGGTTTACCTATGGATGCGGGTGCTATTTTAATAGCTGATGTAGATGGTAATGTTAAAGAAGCTATTGATGAAGATTTAAAAAATTTAGAATATCATTTTTTAGAAGCCGGAGCTAGCGAATTTAAAATAGCAAAAGATGAAAAAGAAGCTGCAGATATTTGGTTTATTAGAAGAAATTGTTCTCAAAGTATAGCTATATATGGGAATTTAAAACTTAATGAAGATATTACTGTTCCTCGTTCTAAACTTCCTGATTTGCTTGAAGGTATAGATGCAATTTCTAAAAAATATGGTTTTAAGATACCATGTTTTGGGCATACTGGAGATGGAAATGTGCATACAAATGTTATGGTTTGTGATAAAAATGATAAAGAACAAGTAAAAAGAGCTTATGAGGCTGTTGAGGAAATTTTTAGACTGACTATAGATCTTGGAGGAACTTTAAGTGGAGAACATGGAATAGGACTTTCTAAAGCCCCTTTTATGAATTTAGCTTTTTCTGATGCTGAAATGGAATTAATGAGAAATATTAAAAAAGCTTTTGATCCAAAGAATATTCTTAATCCCTTTAAAATGGGACTTTAA
- a CDS encoding YihY/virulence factor BrkB family protein, with translation MKKIFTILFYLRDKEILNYAASLSFYTVLSLIPILFVCFSVFTQISSFKAYYERAKQVIFTFLIPAQQDLVATYIDTFLKNSVNLGIVGLIAMVFTSLAFFSGYDFVIKSITKNESKGLWQSISSYWTLLTLVPLGLGLSFYISGFIQKTLDDYHIAFNFFEILPFAIIWILFLISYSSSVHKGSFRSLFFVSFGAGAIWYIVKNLFVYYVVYNKTYASVYGSFSTILFFFIWIYISWIIYLFGLKFYYFLNHNYNEGNKIRKNTKKR, from the coding sequence TTGAAAAAAATTTTTACTATTTTATTTTATTTACGTGATAAAGAGATTTTAAATTATGCAGCATCTTTAAGTTTTTATACTGTATTATCTTTAATACCTATATTGTTTGTATGTTTTTCAGTATTTACTCAAATTTCTAGCTTTAAGGCTTATTATGAAAGGGCTAAACAAGTCATTTTTACTTTTTTAATACCTGCGCAACAAGATCTCGTAGCTACTTATATTGATACTTTTTTAAAAAATAGTGTTAATTTAGGTATAGTTGGACTTATTGCTATGGTTTTCACATCCTTAGCCTTTTTTTCAGGCTATGATTTTGTGATTAAAAGTATTACTAAAAATGAATCTAAAGGTCTTTGGCAAAGTATTAGTTCATACTGGACGCTTTTAACTCTTGTGCCTTTAGGTCTTGGACTTAGTTTTTATATTTCAGGTTTTATTCAAAAAACCTTAGATGATTATCACATAGCTTTTAATTTTTTTGAAATTTTACCTTTTGCTATTATTTGGATTTTGTTTTTGATATCTTATTCAAGTTCTGTTCATAAAGGTAGTTTTAGAAGTTTATTTTTTGTTTCTTTTGGTGCTGGAGCTATTTGGTATATAGTGAAAAATTTATTTGTATATTATGTGGTTTATAATAAAACTTATGCTAGTGTTTATGGATCTTTTTCTACTATTTTATTTTTTTTCATTTGGATTTATATTTCTTGGATTATTTATCTTTTTGGGCTTAAATTTTATTATTTTTTAAATCATAATTATAATGAAGGGAATAAAATTCGCAAAAATACAAAAAAGCGATAA
- a CDS encoding ComEC/Rec2 family competence protein, with protein MPLWNSFYLILKEFRYFFLCVFIIFTFNIILEYYNFLNFKSQKHYSIDNALLINQYTKNNKNNKKYWVLKIQTQNFTLYTTSFKDLNLNKNQYLNLKIITKNINFKDYLSKNFYAPAYDFKKLKEKKYNFIISYFLNQHSNKKIREFYGALFFALPVSLELRNDVNYYGIAHLIAISGYHIGLLFSLIFFILTPFYSFLQKRYFPYRNLRFDLSILVFLLLLSYSYLIGFVPSYIRSLIMSIWIFYLACKNIKIINFFTLFSSILLCICLYPRLLFNIGFLFSILGIFYIFLYIHHFSKQFNNFINIIFINIWTFFAMVLPVLYFFPLISYQQILSIILSGFFIIFYPLVLFLHFINHGNLFDWILNDFFKFKLYGTYINIPFWIFINYLLISLISIRFKILSLFCIFANFIPFIIIMI; from the coding sequence ATGCCTTTATGGAATTCTTTTTATTTAATTTTAAAAGAATTTCGTTATTTCTTTTTATGTGTTTTTATTATTTTCACTTTTAATATTATTTTAGAATATTACAATTTTTTAAATTTCAAAAGTCAAAAACATTATTCTATAGATAATGCTTTGTTAATAAATCAATACACAAAAAATAATAAAAATAATAAAAAATACTGGGTTTTAAAAATACAAACTCAAAATTTTACCCTTTATACAACAAGTTTTAAGGATTTAAATTTAAACAAAAATCAATACCTTAATCTTAAAATCATAACCAAAAATATCAATTTTAAAGATTATCTTAGTAAAAATTTTTATGCGCCTGCTTATGATTTTAAGAAACTCAAGGAGAAAAAATATAATTTTATTATTTCTTATTTTTTAAACCAACACAGCAATAAAAAAATACGTGAATTTTATGGCGCATTATTTTTTGCATTACCTGTATCTTTAGAATTAAGAAATGATGTAAATTATTATGGTATAGCTCATTTAATAGCAATTAGTGGTTATCACATAGGCTTGCTTTTTAGTTTAATTTTTTTTATTTTAACTCCCTTTTATAGTTTTTTACAAAAAAGATATTTTCCTTATAGAAATTTACGTTTTGATTTAAGTATTTTAGTTTTTTTATTATTATTATCTTATTCTTATTTGATAGGCTTTGTTCCTTCTTATATCCGCTCTTTAATTATGAGTATTTGGATTTTTTATTTAGCATGTAAAAATATAAAAATTATTAATTTTTTCACTCTTTTTTCTAGTATTTTATTATGTATATGCCTTTATCCTAGACTTTTATTTAATATAGGATTTTTATTTTCTATTTTAGGGATTTTTTATATTTTTTTATACATACATCATTTTTCAAAACAATTTAATAACTTTATAAACATCATTTTTATTAATATTTGGACTTTTTTTGCTATGGTTTTACCAGTACTTTATTTTTTTCCCTTAATAAGCTATCAGCAAATTTTAAGTATTATTCTTAGTGGATTTTTCATTATATTTTACCCCTTAGTATTGTTCTTACATTTTATAAACCATGGAAACTTATTTGATTGGATTTTAAATGATTTTTTCAAATTTAAACTTTATGGGACTTATATAAATATTCCTTTTTGGATCTTTATAAATTATCTTCTTATTTCTTTAATATCAATACGTTTTAAAATTTTATCGCTTTTTTGTATTTTTGCGAATTTTATTCCCTTCATTATAATTATGATTTAA
- a CDS encoding DedA family protein, which yields MQDMIDTLIKYGYIILFFYSLGGGMVGILAAGVLSSQGKMDLSFCIILAFVGNTIGSTLLFILGKYYKKDIMPYFKKHRRKLALAMIKIKQYGIILLISQKFIYGLKTFIPIAAGIAKYNFTHFFIINTLASLAWAFILGLISYLFGHVIQTIFNKLSLYPYAAPLFLFVLAGAIWLYLNKFSKK from the coding sequence ATGCAAGATATGATAGATACTTTAATTAAATATGGCTATATTATTTTATTTTTTTATTCTTTAGGTGGAGGAATGGTTGGAATTTTAGCCGCAGGGGTTTTAAGCTCTCAAGGTAAAATGGATCTTAGCTTTTGCATTATTTTAGCTTTTGTTGGTAATACTATAGGCTCAACCTTGCTTTTTATTCTTGGTAAATATTATAAAAAAGATATTATGCCTTATTTTAAAAAACACCGACGTAAACTAGCCCTTGCCATGATAAAAATTAAACAATATGGAATAATTTTACTTATTAGTCAAAAATTCATTTATGGCTTAAAAACTTTTATTCCCATAGCAGCAGGTATAGCAAAATATAATTTTACTCATTTTTTTATAATTAATACTTTAGCAAGTTTAGCATGGGCTTTTATTCTAGGTCTTATTTCTTACCTTTTTGGGCATGTTATTCAAACTATTTTTAATAAGCTTAGCTTATATCCTTATGCTGCACCTTTATTTTTATTTGTACTTGCAGGAGCAATCTGGCTTTACCTAAATAAATTTTCTAAAAAATAA
- the rny gene encoding ribonuclease Y, whose product MIEALIACITAIIGLGVGYFIAKKINDTKYEIFVEQAKAKAKAIEYEAELILKDANNSILNAELEVKKKYEEKAHKIQKDFNQKLDDLSKKEQKLQQEEEKLKEDKEQLSKSKKQIQDLEFDVNKLKMNYQAKLDDVLKILEHSTGFTQNEAKEIILKKVEENSREQIAHIVRKYEEEAKNEAKKKANYIIAQATSRFAGEFAAERLINVINIKNDDLKGRIIGKEGRNVKTLEMVLGVDIIIDDTPGAIIVSCFNLYRRVIATKVIELLVEDGRIQPARIEEIHEKVCKEFDNAILEEGENIIMDLGLSKIHPEIVKLIGKLKYRASYGQNALAHSLEVAHLAGIIAAECGGDENLARRAGILHDIGKALTHDFEGSHVDLGAELCKRYKEHPVVINAIYAHHGHEEAISIESAAVCAADTLSAARPGARREVLEVFLKRVSELEEIAKSKEGIKNAYAINAGREIRVIANAQLLNDDESVLLAKEIAAEIQEKMQYPGEIKVNVIRELRAVEYAK is encoded by the coding sequence ATGATAGAAGCACTTATCGCATGTATAACCGCTATAATTGGACTTGGTGTAGGATATTTCATTGCAAAAAAAATCAATGATACTAAATATGAAATTTTTGTAGAACAAGCTAAAGCTAAGGCTAAAGCCATAGAATATGAAGCAGAGCTTATTTTAAAAGATGCTAACAATTCTATTTTAAATGCAGAATTAGAAGTGAAAAAAAAATATGAAGAAAAAGCTCATAAAATTCAAAAAGATTTTAATCAAAAACTTGATGATCTTTCCAAAAAAGAACAAAAACTTCAACAAGAAGAAGAGAAATTAAAAGAAGACAAAGAACAACTTTCTAAATCTAAAAAACAAATACAAGATTTAGAATTTGATGTGAATAAATTGAAAATGAATTATCAGGCAAAACTTGATGATGTTTTAAAAATTTTAGAACACTCCACAGGATTTACACAAAACGAAGCTAAAGAAATTATTCTTAAAAAAGTAGAAGAAAATTCTCGTGAACAAATCGCACATATAGTAAGAAAATATGAAGAAGAAGCAAAAAATGAAGCCAAAAAAAAGGCAAATTATATTATAGCACAAGCTACTTCTCGTTTTGCTGGCGAATTTGCTGCTGAAAGGCTTATTAATGTTATTAATATTAAAAATGATGATCTTAAAGGTCGTATTATTGGTAAAGAAGGACGTAATGTTAAAACCTTAGAAATGGTTTTGGGAGTAGATATTATCATTGATGACACCCCAGGGGCTATCATTGTAAGCTGTTTTAACCTTTATCGTCGTGTTATTGCTACGAAAGTTATTGAACTTTTAGTTGAAGATGGAAGAATTCAACCTGCACGTATAGAAGAAATTCATGAAAAAGTTTGCAAAGAATTTGATAATGCTATTTTAGAAGAAGGTGAAAACATAATTATGGATTTAGGTTTAAGTAAAATACATCCTGAAATTGTTAAACTCATAGGCAAATTAAAATACCGTGCAAGTTATGGACAAAATGCTTTAGCTCATTCTTTAGAAGTAGCTCATTTAGCAGGAATTATTGCTGCTGAATGCGGTGGTGATGAAAATTTAGCTCGCCGTGCTGGAATTTTACATGATATAGGTAAAGCCCTCACTCATGATTTTGAAGGATCCCATGTAGACTTAGGAGCTGAACTTTGTAAACGCTACAAAGAACATCCAGTAGTGATTAATGCTATTTATGCACACCATGGACATGAAGAAGCAATAAGCATAGAATCTGCTGCTGTTTGTGCGGCTGATACTTTAAGCGCTGCAAGACCTGGAGCTAGACGAGAAGTTTTAGAAGTTTTTCTTAAAAGAGTAAGCGAACTCGAAGAGATTGCTAAAAGCAAAGAAGGGATTAAAAATGCTTATGCAATAAATGCTGGAAGAGAAATTCGCGTTATAGCAAATGCTCAATTACTCAATGATGATGAAAGCGTGCTCTTGGCAAAAGAAATAGCAGCTGAGATTCAAGAAAAAATGCAATATCCTGGAGAAATTAAAGTTAATGTTATACGTGAATTAAGAGCTGTAGAATACGCTAAGTAA
- a CDS encoding 5-formyltetrahydrofolate cyclo-ligase, whose protein sequence is MKKTEFRNLQKMRLLKHKKQNFKQDFKIFQECLKIIKLLKPKNILIFIPLDYEPNFLKFRHILNKNYKLFVPFMQDKSLKIVKLRLPFIKKRFGVLEPMNSFLKTKIDMAIVPVIGVDKNLKRIGHGQGFYDRFFENLNYKPHIIFVQSIDALSQYNLTQKHDISGKLYINPYKKYYKKERKNDRSTYRMYNRYNWTWCRIFHCKKNQ, encoded by the coding sequence ATGAAAAAAACAGAATTTAGAAATTTACAAAAAATGCGTTTGTTAAAACATAAAAAACAAAATTTTAAGCAAGATTTTAAAATATTTCAAGAATGCTTAAAAATTATTAAATTACTTAAACCTAAAAATATTTTAATTTTTATTCCCTTAGACTATGAACCTAATTTCTTAAAATTTCGTCATATTCTTAATAAAAATTATAAACTTTTTGTTCCATTTATGCAAGATAAAAGTTTAAAAATTGTAAAATTAAGACTGCCTTTTATTAAAAAAAGGTTTGGGGTTTTAGAGCCCATGAATTCTTTTTTAAAAACAAAAATTGACATGGCTATTGTGCCTGTTATTGGCGTTGATAAAAATTTAAAAAGAATAGGACATGGACAAGGTTTTTATGATAGATTTTTTGAAAATTTAAACTACAAACCTCATATAATATTTGTCCAAAGTATTGATGCTTTAAGTCAGTATAATTTAACGCAAAAGCATGATATTTCTGGAAAATTATATATAAACCCTTATAAAAAATATTATAAGAAAGAAAGAAAAAATGATAGAAGCACTTATCGCATGTATAACCGCTATAATTGGACTTGGTGTAGGATATTTCATTGCAAAAAAAATCAATGA
- a CDS encoding TlpA family protein disulfide reductase, which yields MKIKKIFSLMLIIYLFVACGDDKKKQQKDTNISMEFTLSQSDDMKFNLSLIDGSSFLIKKEDQDINFIYKNKAILLVFFTTWCSPCIAEIPHLNKLQEKYKNDFDIIGVLLEDKTNDEIKNFINQHKIVYKIANGENNYLLVKALGKINGIPTMFLYNKDSQLINQYLGLIPEEMLEIDIQKAVF from the coding sequence ATGAAAATTAAAAAAATATTTTCATTAATGCTGATAATTTATTTATTTGTTGCCTGTGGTGATGATAAAAAAAAGCAACAAAAAGATACAAATATAAGCATGGAATTTACCTTATCACAAAGTGATGATATGAAATTTAATCTTAGTTTAATTGATGGATCTTCTTTTTTAATAAAAAAAGAAGATCAAGATATAAATTTTATTTATAAAAACAAGGCTATTTTATTGGTATTTTTTACAACTTGGTGTAGTCCTTGTATTGCTGAAATTCCACATCTTAATAAATTGCAAGAAAAATATAAAAATGATTTTGATATAATAGGAGTTTTATTAGAAGATAAGACAAATGATGAAATTAAAAATTTCATAAATCAGCACAAAATAGTTTATAAAATAGCTAATGGTGAAAATAATTATCTTTTAGTTAAGGCTTTAGGTAAAATAAATGGCATTCCTACTATGTTTCTTTACAACAAAGATTCTCAATTAATTAATCAATATTTAGGACTCATTCCTGAGGAAATGTTAGAAATTGATATACAAAAGGCTGTATTTTAA
- the ftsY gene encoding signal recognition particle-docking protein FtsY, protein MFDFLKKGLGKTLESIINIKGENKKITKELLEEILLEADVSYEIVEEIIYYLPPQNEVKKADLKRVMSSYFLYETLKKPYNKPFVDLILGVNGAGKTTSIAKLAYLYKEQNQKVILGACDTFRAGAIEQLRLWSEKVGVEIVLTQQGHDPSAVAYDTISKAIAKGFDRVIIDTAGRLQNQKNLASELEKIVRISNKALEGAPHRKILVLDGTQGNAGILQAKAFNDLVKLDGVIITKLDGTAKGGALFGVTRELELPILYMGVGEQMTHLQEFDANAYLDTLLDPIFD, encoded by the coding sequence ATGTTTGATTTTTTAAAAAAAGGATTAGGTAAAACTCTTGAAAGTATAATTAACATTAAAGGTGAAAATAAAAAAATAACTAAGGAGTTGCTTGAAGAAATTTTGCTTGAAGCAGATGTAAGTTATGAGATAGTAGAAGAAATTATTTATTATTTACCGCCTCAAAATGAAGTTAAAAAAGCGGATTTAAAACGCGTGATGAGTTCTTATTTTCTTTATGAAACGTTGAAAAAACCTTATAATAAACCTTTTGTAGATCTTATTTTGGGTGTTAATGGTGCAGGTAAAACAACAAGTATTGCTAAGCTTGCATATCTTTATAAGGAACAAAATCAAAAAGTTATTTTAGGAGCTTGTGATACTTTTAGAGCAGGGGCTATTGAGCAATTGAGACTTTGGTCTGAGAAAGTTGGGGTTGAAATAGTTTTAACCCAACAAGGTCATGATCCTTCTGCTGTAGCTTATGATACTATTAGTAAGGCTATAGCAAAAGGTTTTGATAGGGTTATTATTGATACAGCCGGACGCTTGCAAAATCAAAAGAATTTAGCTAGTGAGCTTGAAAAGATTGTGAGAATTTCTAATAAAGCTTTAGAAGGTGCTCCACATAGAAAAATCTTAGTTCTTGATGGTACTCAAGGAAATGCTGGAATTTTACAAGCAAAAGCTTTTAATGATCTTGTAAAGCTTGATGGAGTTATTATTACTAAACTTGATGGCACAGCTAAAGGTGGAGCACTTTTTGGCGTAACAAGAGAACTTGAGCTTCCTATTTTATATATGGGAGTGGGTGAGCAAATGACACATTTGCAAGAATTTGATGCAAATGCTTATTTAGATACTTTATTAGATCCTATTTTTGATTAA